The Christensenella timonensis DNA segment AGGACAAGGAAGGCGTATTTGACGCGGTAGATACGGTAAACGCGTGCCTTCAGGTGATGTGCGGGATGCTCAAGACGGCGGAATGGAAGAAAGATATGCTGCAACTGGGCGCGGGACGTGGTTTTACCAACGCGACGGACGCGGCGGATTATTTCGTGAAGAACGGCATGGCGTTCCGCGACGCGCACGCGGTAGTAGGGCATTTGGTGCTTTACTGCGAGCAGAACGGCAAAGCGATCGACGAACTGACGCTCGAGGAAATCCGGAAGTTTGCGCCGGACGCAAAAGAGGACATCTTTGACGCGATCAGCCTTACGACATGTGTGAACACGAGAAACGTTCCGGGCGGGCCCGCGCCGGAAGCGGTGAATGAGCATATCCGGCAGGCAAAACGGCTGCTGGGAGAGCTTTAATGAACGATTGTTCATTTAAAATGGGAAAAACTGGAATACTAAGGAATAAAAAGGGAATGGCAAACAAATGGAAAAAAGCGGCTGTTTGGGCAGCGGCGGCAACGATGCTGGCGGCGTCTCTTTTGACGGGGTGCGCGGCGGCGGATGCAGGGCAGCCGTCCGAGCAGCCGACAGCTATACCGAGCGCAACGCAAATGCCCGCGGCGACGCCGACGCCTAAACCAACCCCGACGCCCACGCCTACTCCGGCGACGCTTAAGGAGGGGGCGCAGTCGCCTGAAGTCACCAAATTGCAGGAGCGGCTGATTCAGCTCGATTACCTGCACGCGGACAAGGCGACGGATTATTACGGTTCGGCGACCAGGGAAGCGGTGGAAACGTTCCAGAGGCAGAACGGGCTTGATGTCACGGGGATCGCGGACGCGCAGACAATAGAATTATTAAATTCCGGCAAGGCGAAAGCATGCGATACGTTTTTAAAGCTCGCCCCTACGGTCGGCATGAGTTTTGAAGAGCTGGTGATGAGCGACGACGGGACGCGCGACGAATATCCGAAAGGGTTCCCTGAGGCGGGAACGTACAAGATCATCGTGGATGTGGAGCATCAGGTGACGCTTGTTTATACGAAAGACGACGACGGGAATTATACGATCCCGGTTCGTTACATGCTGTGTTCTACGGGCAAGGACGGCGCGACGCCGCAGGGTACTTTTAAAATGAACAAATACCATGTGCGGTTCAGCCAGTTTGCGCGCGATAAGACGTACGGGCAATACTGGACGCAGATATACGGCGCGTTTTATTTCCACACGATCCTTTATGATAAGATGGATACGGGTACGTACATCGAAGAAGTATGGGAAAAGATGGGTACGGCGGATTCACACGGGTGCGTGCGCCTTACCGTGCCGGACGCCAAGTGGATGTGGTACAACATCGCGCCGGGAACGGTGTGCGTGATCCGCGCGGGCGACCCGAACGATGAAAAGACGGCTTCGATCCGCGAGCAGTTGGAGCTGGCGCCGTTGCCCAGCGAGCGGCCGGACATTGATCCGGAAAACATTCCCAGTACGGACAACTGGAGCGTAAAGGATGTTGCGACGGACGTACCCTTCGTGCAGGGGTCGCAGGACTAAAAAATATAACGGACGAAAAGCCCGGCGGCAGGAATGCGCCGGGCTTTTTTATGCAGTACGGATCGCCGCGTGGGCGCTGTGCTTTTTGAAGAAGCGGAACACGAGGATGAGCGCACACGCAAGCGTCAGTATCTCGGTCGCGGGCCCCGCCATCCAGACTCCGTTTAAACCAAAGAAACCCGGCAGCAACAATACGAACGGGATAATGAGCGCAAAGCCGCGCAGCGCGGAGATAACAAAGGACGGGCGCGGCTGCGCGATAGAGGCGAAAAACGAGGTCGTGACGATGTTGAGCCCCGCAAAGAGGAAGCCGAAGAAGTAGATGCGCAAGCCGTCTACCGTCAGGGCGGCAAGCTGGGCGTTGTTTTCACTGTTGAAGATGGAAGCGATCTGCGACGGGAAAAAGAACCCGACCAGGAAGAACACAAGGCCGAGGATGCCCGCGAGGATCGCCCCGCCGGTATAGATGTGCCGCACATGATCCATGCGCCCCGCGCCGTAGGAATGGCTCAAGATGGGCTGTATCCCCTGGCCGACACCGGTGAAGATGGCGATGCACACGAGCGCAAGGTTGGCGATAATGCCATAGGCGGCAACGCCAAGGTCGCCCGCGATGCGCAGGATGGTCAGGTTAAAGACAATGATGATGATACCGGACGAAGCTTCCATGATAAACGAGGGCAGCCCGGTCAGCATTGTTTTTTTGACTTCCGCACCCTTGAATTTTGTTTTTTGCAGCTTGAAGTTATTTTTTTTGCGCAGGAAATGCAGCGAGAGGATCGCCATGCTGACAATGGGGGAAACGCCTGTTGCCAGCGCCGCGCCGAAGATGCCCAGCTGCATGGGGAACACGAAAATATAGTCGAACACGATATTGAACAGGCAGCCTGACAGCATACCGATCATGGCAAGGCGCGGATCCCCGTCGTTGCGTACGAACGCGACCAGCAGGTTGTTCAGAATGAACGCACACGAGAAAAGCATGAGCATTTTCAGGTAGGTGGAGGTCATTTCAATGATGTGCTCCCCCTCCGCTCCGAGGGCGATGGAAAGCGGGCGGTTGAAGAGCAGGCCGCAGGCTGTGATTACTATGCCGCATATGGCGGCGACGACAAATGCCTGCGTAAAGATACGGTTTAGGGAATCCTGCCTGCCTTTGCCGATGGCGATGGAAAAAAGCGTCGCCGAGCCGATGCCGATCATCAGGCCGAGCCCATTGATAAAGCTGTAGACGGGGATGGCGAGGTTCAGGGCAACGAGGCCGTCCGCCCCGATACCGTTGGCGACAAAAAAGGTATCCGCCAGCACATAAAGGGACAGGCCGAACATGCTGAGTACGTTTAAGGAAACATACTTTAAAAAGGTAGCGGTGATGTTTTGGTTGTTTATATCCTGCATATCGCTTTTACTCTCCTTACCAAATAAAAAAGGCCCGTGCGTATCCACAGGCCTAACAATACGAATCCTTACTATTTTGGGAGCACCCGGCGGTGCGCAGCTTTCCCACTTATTTCACTGATTGCCATTATAGCAAAGGGGGAGAGGGGTGTCAAGAGAAAAGAGCCGCCTATTTGGCGGCCCTTTGGATGGACGTTTTAGATTTCCTTATCTTTTAACGCAAGCGCGCGCATTTTAAGCGGCAGGCCGAAGAGGTTGATGAAGCCTTCCGCGTCCTTGTGGTCATAGACCTCGTCCTCGCCGAACGTTGCGAATTCTTCGATGTACAGCGAATAGGGCGACTGGATGCCAACGTGTTTGCAATTGCCTTTGTACAGCTTCATGCGCACGGTACCCGTGACGGTCTTTTGCGTCTCTTCCACAAAAGCGGACAGCGACTCGCGCAGCGGGCAGAACCATTTGCCGTCGTATACGAGCTCTGCGAATTTTGCGGCAACGCCTTCCTTATAGTGCATGGTGTCTTTGTCGAGCGTCAGCGTTTCAAGCGCTGCGTGCGCCGTATAGAGGATGCGTCCGCCCGGATTTTCATATACGCCGCGGCTCTTCATGCCTACAAGGCGGTTTTCCACGAGGTCATCGATACCTACGCCGTTTTCCGCGCCCAGCTCGTTTAGCTTCGTGATCATTTCTACCGGGCCGTATTTTTTACCGTCGATGGAAACGGGGATGCCTTTTTCAAATTCGATCGTGAAATAGCACGGCTTGTCCGGCGCCTGTTCAGGCGTTTTGCAGACCATATACAGGTCGTCCTTGGGTTCGTTCCACGGGTCTTCAAGGTCTGCGCCTTCATGCGACAGGTGCCAGATGTTCGCGTCCATGCTGTAGTTGTGCTCTTTATCGACCGGAACGGGGATATTGCGCGCCTGTGCGTATTCGATTTCTTCTTCACGGGACTTTAAATCCCAGATACGCCAGGGGGCGATGATATCCAGCTCGGGCGCGAGCGCCTTGACCGTCAGCTCGAAGCGCACCTGGTCGTTGCCTTTGCCCGTCGCGCCGTGGCAGATCGCGTCCGCGCCGACTTCCTTTGCAATTTCAACGAGGCGTTTTGCGATGACCGGACGCGCGAACGACGTGCCGAGCAGGTATTTGCCCTCATACATTGCGCCTGCCTGCATGGTCGGGTATACGTAATCGGTGATGAATTCTTCCGTCAGGTCTTCGATATACGCGTCGCTGGCGCCTGTATTAATCGCTTTTTCATACAGGCCGTCGAGCTCCTTGCCCTGGCCGACATTGCCGCATACCGCGACCACATCCTTTACGCCGTATGTTTCCTTGAGCCACGGGATGATGATGGAAGTATCAAGACCGCCGGAATATGCGAGAACTACTTTGTTATACTGTTTCATGTTAAAACTCCTTTTACTGCGCCTGTTTGCAGGCGTTTCATTCATTTGATATTTATAATTATACATAAAAATGAATAATTATGCAATAGGGAATTTTAAGAAAATACAAAAATTTTTTCAGCAGGCGGGAAATTGCGAAATGGCGCAGAATCATGTATACTACTAGGGAGCAGTGGAACCCGTTTGCTGGTCAGGACGTCAGGAATTGATTGGTTTTGCAAGCGGAAACGCGAAGCAAAACAACTTTGAGCAAAGGGGGCACGCGGGGGAAGTGCAACGTCCGACCGCGAAGCGACCTAGAGGGAGCGCAATTAGTGATAGTATTAGGAATCGATCCGGGGCTTGCGACAGTCGGGTACGGCGTTGTGGGCTGCGATGAAAAGACAAGGCTGGAATTGATCGACTACGGCACGATATTGACGGAAGCGGGGGAGCAGTTCCCCATCCGCTTAAAGCAGATACACCATGGGATCGGCCGGCTGATCGACATGTTCCATCCGGATTGCGTGGCGTTTGAGGAGTTGTTTTTCAACAAGAACGTAACGACGGCGATCAACGTGGCGCAGGCGAGGGGGGCGGCCCTTGTGGCGGCATCCGAACGGATGGAGGAGTTATATGAATATACGCCGCTGCAGATCAAGCAGGCGGTCGTAGGGTATGGGCGCGCGGACAAGCACCAGGTGCAGATGATGGTCAAAACGCTGCTCTCCCTAAAGGAGATCCCCCGCCCCGACGACGCGGCGGACGCAGTTGCGGTGGCGATCTGCCATGCGCACAGTGCAAAAACGGCGGGGATCCTCAATACGAAGATCAAATAAGAGGTAGGAAATCATGTACGCATATATATCCGGTGAGGTGGTGCAGAAGGCGGCGAATTACGCAGTCATCGACGTAGGCGGCGTAGGATACCAGATTTTTACGGACACGTTTTCATTGAATACATTGAAAACGGGTGAAACGGGAAAGCTGTATACGTATCTGAAGGTCGCGGAAGCCGAAATGACGCTTTACGGGTTTTCAACGACGGAACAGAAGAACATGTTTGAAAAACTGATCACAATCAGTGGGATCGGCCCCAAGGTCGCGGCTTCCGTGCTTTGTGTAATGCGCGTAAACGATATTGCGGCGGCGGTCATTTCCGGCGACGACAAAGCCTTTGCGGCGGTTCCGGGCATCGGCAAGAAGACGGCGCAGAGGCTGGTTCTGGAGCTCAAGGAAAAGGTGGATATCGAGGACGCCATAACAGACGGCGTAGATATGGAGATGTTTGCGCAGGACGCGGCGAGCGAGGCTGTGGCGGCGCTCAGCGGGCTGGGATATAATAGGCAGGAAGCTGTCGCAGCGATTTCGGCAGTGAAAAATTTGGGGGACAGCGCAGAGGAATTGGTTTCACTGGCATTAAAGAGAATGGGAAGATAAAAGGAGAGAAAGATGAAAAGAGTATTGACGGTAGTATTGGTAACCTTGCTCGCAGTGGTGATGGTGTCTTGCGCGCAGCAGGAGGTTAAGCCCAGCGAAATGCCCGCTCCATCAGAGCCGCCTGAACTTTCGGAAAGCGCAACGCCGCAGCCGGCGGCGACCGCGGAAGAAAGCGTGCAGCCTTCGCAGAGCGCACAGCCGGAGGAAACGGCAGGCATGGCGAACCCGTGGAAAACGGTTGCCGATGCTGCGGAAGCGGAAAAGCTTACCGGGCTTACGATGAGCGCGCTGCCGGAGGGGGCGGCGGATGTCACATACTCTGTTATGGAAAGCGATAAGACGGCGCAGGCGGTTTTTACGTGGAACGGCGATACCTATACGTTCCGTATGACCCCGGGTACGCCGGAAACAGACCTTTCGGGTATGTTCGTGGATTTTGCCAATACGGAAGACCTGACATGGAAGGACTATCCGTTTACTGTAAGCTATAATGAAGGAGCGGAAGGAAAAGCGGCGTGGCACGATGAGCTTACGGACGTGACCTATTCCGTTACCATGTCGCAGGGGGCGACAAGGGACAAGCTCGCCGAGGTTTCCAAGGTGCTGATCCCTGCGGGGTGAGCTGAAAGGGGTATCACTTGAGTTTTGAAGAAGAAGAATCCCGTATTGTTTCCGGGATGAAAATGACGGAGGACATCGTAGCGGATGCAACGCTGCGGCCGCAGTCGCTTGAGGAATATATCGGCCAGGATAAAGTAAAGGAAAAGATGGCCATCTTTATCGAGGCGGCAAAAAAGAGGGGCGAGGCGCTGGATCACGTGCTGCTTTACGGCCCGCCGGGGCTGGGCAAAACGACGCTGGCGCATATCATCGCGCAGGAGCTGAACGTCAATATCCGCATTACCTCCGGGCCTGCGATCGAGCGGCCGGGGGATTTGGCGGCGCTGCTGACAAACCTTACGGATAAGGACGTCCTTTTTATCGACGAGATACACCGCCTCAATTCCAGCGT contains these protein-coding regions:
- a CDS encoding L,D-transpeptidase family protein; translated protein: MANKWKKAAVWAAAATMLAASLLTGCAAADAGQPSEQPTAIPSATQMPAATPTPKPTPTPTPTPATLKEGAQSPEVTKLQERLIQLDYLHADKATDYYGSATREAVETFQRQNGLDVTGIADAQTIELLNSGKAKACDTFLKLAPTVGMSFEELVMSDDGTRDEYPKGFPEAGTYKIIVDVEHQVTLVYTKDDDGNYTIPVRYMLCSTGKDGATPQGTFKMNKYHVRFSQFARDKTYGQYWTQIYGAFYFHTILYDKMDTGTYIEEVWEKMGTADSHGCVRLTVPDAKWMWYNIAPGTVCVIRAGDPNDEKTASIREQLELAPLPSERPDIDPENIPSTDNWSVKDVATDVPFVQGSQD
- a CDS encoding MATE family efflux transporter yields the protein MQDINNQNITATFLKYVSLNVLSMFGLSLYVLADTFFVANGIGADGLVALNLAIPVYSFINGLGLMIGIGSATLFSIAIGKGRQDSLNRIFTQAFVVAAICGIVITACGLLFNRPLSIALGAEGEHIIEMTSTYLKMLMLFSCAFILNNLLVAFVRNDGDPRLAMIGMLSGCLFNIVFDYIFVFPMQLGIFGAALATGVSPIVSMAILSLHFLRKKNNFKLQKTKFKGAEVKKTMLTGLPSFIMEASSGIIIIVFNLTILRIAGDLGVAAYGIIANLALVCIAIFTGVGQGIQPILSHSYGAGRMDHVRHIYTGGAILAGILGLVFFLVGFFFPSQIASIFNSENNAQLAALTVDGLRIYFFGFLFAGLNIVTTSFFASIAQPRPSFVISALRGFALIIPFVLLLPGFFGLNGVWMAGPATEILTLACALILVFRFFKKHSAHAAIRTA
- a CDS encoding argininosuccinate synthase, which gives rise to MKQYNKVVLAYSGGLDTSIIIPWLKETYGVKDVVAVCGNVGQGKELDGLYEKAINTGASDAYIEDLTEEFITDYVYPTMQAGAMYEGKYLLGTSFARPVIAKRLVEIAKEVGADAICHGATGKGNDQVRFELTVKALAPELDIIAPWRIWDLKSREEEIEYAQARNIPVPVDKEHNYSMDANIWHLSHEGADLEDPWNEPKDDLYMVCKTPEQAPDKPCYFTIEFEKGIPVSIDGKKYGPVEMITKLNELGAENGVGIDDLVENRLVGMKSRGVYENPGGRILYTAHAALETLTLDKDTMHYKEGVAAKFAELVYDGKWFCPLRESLSAFVEETQKTVTGTVRMKLYKGNCKHVGIQSPYSLYIEEFATFGEDEVYDHKDAEGFINLFGLPLKMRALALKDKEI
- the ruvC gene encoding crossover junction endodeoxyribonuclease RuvC, which codes for MIVLGIDPGLATVGYGVVGCDEKTRLELIDYGTILTEAGEQFPIRLKQIHHGIGRLIDMFHPDCVAFEELFFNKNVTTAINVAQARGAALVAASERMEELYEYTPLQIKQAVVGYGRADKHQVQMMVKTLLSLKEIPRPDDAADAVAVAICHAHSAKTAGILNTKIK
- the ruvA gene encoding Holliday junction branch migration protein RuvA; this translates as MYAYISGEVVQKAANYAVIDVGGVGYQIFTDTFSLNTLKTGETGKLYTYLKVAEAEMTLYGFSTTEQKNMFEKLITISGIGPKVAASVLCVMRVNDIAAAVISGDDKAFAAVPGIGKKTAQRLVLELKEKVDIEDAITDGVDMEMFAQDAASEAVAALSGLGYNRQEAVAAISAVKNLGDSAEELVSLALKRMGR